The Candidatus Hydrogenedens sp. genome includes a window with the following:
- a CDS encoding LysR family transcriptional regulator: MDTFSYDALQCFCALVETGSFGKAAEKTGRTQPALSQRIKSIEERLGGELFDRRRKCLTPLGKNFYELAKEFTLMQKKFSMLFQEATQGFSSELKIGTSDTFAFHLLPKVIREFLRQFPQIQLSVITRSSDEIENMVYRGEINIGVVTQPVGHSNLKEVKICEDPIYLVTSKKHPFTKKKPTNIIYELHNESIVMIDAKTRTGRIINKYLKTIKIEPKCVIDGGSFQVIMKYVAEGFGVSFVPRMVAMDWQEKVEIIKIKKAPSIPYVCIYPRFLSMSKTEKTFLNLLKKHTSTIRI; this comes from the coding sequence ATGGATACTTTTTCTTACGACGCTTTACAATGTTTCTGCGCCCTGGTAGAAACGGGTTCTTTTGGGAAAGCTGCAGAAAAAACAGGAAGAACACAACCTGCCCTGAGCCAGAGGATAAAAAGTATTGAAGAAAGATTAGGAGGAGAACTGTTCGACCGTAGAAGGAAATGTTTGACACCTTTAGGGAAAAATTTTTATGAGTTGGCAAAAGAGTTTACATTGATGCAAAAAAAATTTAGCATGCTTTTTCAGGAAGCAACTCAGGGTTTTTCTTCCGAGTTAAAAATAGGGACCAGTGATACCTTTGCCTTTCATCTCTTACCTAAGGTAATTAGAGAATTTTTACGACAATTTCCCCAAATTCAGTTATCGGTTATAACTCGTTCTTCAGATGAAATAGAAAATATGGTCTATAGAGGAGAGATTAATATCGGTGTTGTAACTCAACCTGTAGGACATAGTAATTTAAAAGAAGTAAAAATATGCGAGGACCCTATTTATCTGGTAACATCTAAAAAACATCCTTTTACGAAGAAAAAGCCAACGAACATAATTTACGAATTACATAATGAATCTATTGTTATGATAGATGCAAAGACGAGAACAGGAAGAATAATTAATAAATATTTGAAAACGATAAAAATAGAACCGAAATGTGTTATTGATGGTGGCTCGTTTCAGGTGATAATGAAGTATGTAGCGGAAGGTTTCGGTGTTTCTTTTGTCCCAAGAATGGTGGCTATGGATTGGCAAGAAAAAGTAGAAATAATAAAGATAAAGAAAGCCCCGTCTATCCCTTATGTTTGTATTTATCCTCGATTTTTATCCATGTCAAAAACAGAAAAGACTTTTCTTAATTTGTTAAAGAAACATACAAGTACAATAAGAATATAG
- the purM gene encoding phosphoribosylformylglycinamidine cyclo-ligase: MDKHSKLSYKDAGVNIDAANEAVGEIKELVKRTFNDQVLSNIGLFGGLFQPDLHGIEEPVLVSSIDGVGTKIKLAIMANKHDTVGIDLVSHCVNDILVQGAKPLFFLDYIAMGKLNPTTIVEVVKGLTWGCGQAGCALIGGETAEMPDVYQPDEYDLVGTIVGIVDRKKIIDGSNIQAGDIILGLSSSGLHTNGYTLARKICFDVAKLKLEDTFPGTNQSVYDTLMAPHTCYAKIMQIVIKLADVRGMAHITGGGITENLPRILPEGIGAEIDLSTWEVPYLFRFLKETGN; encoded by the coding sequence ATGGATAAACATTCAAAATTAAGTTATAAAGATGCTGGCGTTAATATTGACGCAGCCAATGAAGCAGTCGGTGAAATAAAAGAATTGGTTAAAAGAACCTTTAATGACCAGGTATTATCTAATATCGGTTTATTCGGTGGATTATTTCAACCTGACCTTCATGGAATAGAAGAACCTGTCCTTGTGTCAAGTATTGATGGTGTCGGAACAAAAATAAAGTTAGCCATTATGGCGAACAAACACGATACCGTTGGAATAGACCTTGTTTCTCACTGTGTCAATGATATACTCGTCCAGGGAGCTAAACCACTTTTTTTTCTGGACTATATTGCTATGGGGAAACTTAATCCTACTACAATTGTTGAAGTAGTAAAAGGATTGACATGGGGATGTGGTCAGGCAGGATGTGCATTGATTGGAGGTGAAACTGCAGAAATGCCCGATGTATATCAACCAGACGAATATGATTTAGTAGGTACAATAGTAGGTATTGTAGACCGTAAAAAAATTATTGATGGTTCTAACATACAAGCAGGAGATATTATTCTGGGTCTGTCATCATCGGGACTTCATACCAACGGATACACACTTGCAAGGAAAATATGCTTCGATGTTGCTAAATTAAAGTTAGAAGATACTTTCCCTGGAACAAACCAGTCTGTATACGATACACTAATGGCACCTCATACTTGTTATGCCAAAATCATGCAAATTGTTATTAAACTTGCGGATGTTCGGGGTATGGCTCATATAACAGGTGGAGGAATTACTGAAAACCTGCCCCGAATTCTTCCCGAAGGTATTGGAGCAGAAATAGACCTTTCTACATGGGAAGTTCCTTATCTATTTCGTTTCTTAAAAGAAACGGGCAAT